From a region of the Pongo pygmaeus isolate AG05252 chromosome 5, NHGRI_mPonPyg2-v2.0_pri, whole genome shotgun sequence genome:
- the LOC129039511 gene encoding uncharacterized protein LOC129039511 has product MSNGDNRACHGAYCCSSQICKNSELIDYVKTEKHWTVIVLICSFSFLRRISLHMDIITFVIISRMVKVALITTFISPVIISTNGMCRNPSLFLRTLNVISPGGMVFLLKSARPAPTASPKFGDRLHPTPRTCAVVWPLIEKPLTDTDTINLVIPAAPEGYFWTLGSVRSNCFKKRFKPLLGED; this is encoded by the exons ATGAGCAATGGAGACAATCGGGCCTGCCATGGCGCTTACTGCTGTTCGTCACAG ATCTGCAAGAACTCTGAACTCATAGATTATGTCAAAACTGAGAAGCACTGGACAGTCATTGTGCTTATCTGCAGTTTCTCATTTCTGAGAAGAATCTCTCTCCATATGGATATTATCACTTTTGTTATAATCTCAAGGATGGTTAAGGTAGCTTTGATCACCACTTTCATATCTCCTGTGATAATCAGCACCAATGGAATGTGCAGAAATCCATCCCTATTCCTAAGGACTCTTAATGTCATCTCACCAGGTGGGATGGTTTTCCTGCTCAAGTCTGCACGCCCAGCTCCAACAGCTTCACCCAAGTTTGGGGACAGGCTTCACCCAACACCCAGAACCTGTGCAGTTGTTTGGCCCCTCATTGAAAAGCCTCTCACGGATACAGACACAATTAACTTGGTCATCCCTGCAGCGCCAGAGGGATACTTCTGGACTCTGGGGAGTGTACGCTCAAActgtttcaagaagagatttaAGCCTCTTCTTGGAGAAGACTGA